The genomic segment TGAATACGGCACCATCGACAAGCTCGACCACCTCGTGAACAAGGAATCCGGCTTGCTCGGCCTCTCCGGCCTCAGCAACGACATGCGCACTCTCACGCAGGCTGCAAGCGAAGGCAACAAGCGCGCCCAAATCGCCCTCGACGTCTTCTGCTACCGCCTCACCCGCGAAATCGGCGGCATCGCCATGGCTCTCCCGCGCATTGACGCCATCGTCTTCACGGGCGGCATCGGCGAAAACAGCTTCTACGTCCGCAAGCAGGCTTTGGACAACTTAAAAATTCTCGGTTACCAAGTTGACGAAGAACGCAACCTCAAGAGCGGCAAGGAATCCAACCACCTCATCACGAAGGATGGCACGCCGAAGGCAATCGTCGTTGCAACAAACGAAGAATTGCTCATCGCTCTCGACACCGAAGCACTTGTCAAGTAACGCAAAGCAGAATAGTGAGCAACAAGTCCCATGCGTTAAGCTGGGACGGTTGCGACCTTTGGACACTTGCGCTTTAGCGCTTAGTGTACATGGCCACCTTTAGGTGGGAGTGAGCGCCAGCCCTGCACATGTTTTGCAGATTCTAGCGCGAACGGTCAGAAAAAGGCTCCGCATCGCGGAGCCTTTGCTTTTTGAATTTAGCTGGATCCTTCGACTTCGAACCTACGGTTCTTCGCTCAGGATGACACATTCAACGGCAGGAGAGTAAAACTGTCTACTTCCTACCGTCTACTGCCTACTACTTAATTGTCCAGGTCTGATTATTGACGCGGAGGATCTTGCGACCCTGAACCTTTGCAGAAGCATTGAGCACTTCAGAGGGGTTCACTGGGAGCTTTGCATTCCAGACCACGCGGCCCTTCATGTCCATAATCTTAGCCGTTCCGCGCTTTGCCATCACAGCATTCTGCCATGTGTTCTTCACCTTTGCAAGCTGCGGCTTAAGGCCTACACCATCTTTGATGATAATGTAAAGCGGAATCGTCACGCTAGACTTGCTCGGGTCAGTCACCTTCACGCCAAGAGCGTACGGTTGGCCATCCTTGAACTTGACACCCTGCACAGCACTTACAGAAAGTTCGGAACCCTTAATCGAAATCGTCATGTACTTGGTCAAGGCCGAAGTCTCATTCGGCGAGAACGTGAGCGAATCACGGTCAACATCAAATACAAGTGTATCCAAGTTCCACTTGACTTTCCAGTCCGACAGCCCGACATAAACCGTGTCGGCATGGCGCAGCACAGGCTTATCGTTTACCGGGGTGATGTTCACCAAGAATTCGAAACTCTTGGAGCCGGACTTCTTGTCCGTTGCGGTCACGACGACGTATGCCTTGCCGCAGGAATCCGGAACCGAATTGATTTCAAGAATACCATTATCCTTGATTTCAACCTTGAGCTTTCCGTCCTTACTCTTAGCGCTGTAAGACAGCGAATCGCCTTCCGGATCCTTGAACCAGGAAGCAACCACAGACTTCGTGTACTTCAAGGCTCTAGCCGTCGAGAAGTCTTCAGTAACAGTCGTATCGAGCGTTTCCGGCTTTACGACTACAGTCGGGAGCAAGTTGCGCTTTCCAACAATAATCGTTACAATAGCGGGCTTCGACTTTGTGCCATTGATGACGCTATAGTAGCCAAAGTAATCAACATCCTCAAAGTTGGCTTCCGGTTTGTATGTAAAGCTGCCGTCCTTATTGAGGGTAAGCGTACCATGAGCAGGCTTCTGGGCAATTTCAGCTTCCATTCCCTTCGTTACACCTTCCGGGTACAAATCATTTGCAAGGACACCCTTCTTGGCATCCACCGTAAGGACACTGTCGTTAAACGTCGTGTACTCGTCCTTTACCGCCTGGGCGACATCCCTCGGCGAAATAAGTTTTACGTAGAGATTGACACCCACGGAATCAGAACCATCCGATGCAAAGAAGAAGATGTTTGCAAGACCTGTAGCACCTGCAACCGGTTTTACAGAAATAAAGTAGTTGTCGGCAGTCACGCTATCGACAGTTGCGATAATCTTTGTACCAACAGCCTTGTATGTAAATGTCTGCGTTCCTTCGGTAACTTCACGATCCTTAAATACGAGAGACTTTGTCGAAATCTTGATTTGCTTGACCGTGTCTTCGTCAAAATCCATATCAAGAGCAAGCGTATCCTTGAGGAATGCGCTATCGGCAATGGCCAACGTCGGCTTTGCGTTAATCGGAAGCACATGGATGACCACAGTAGCCTTGTTACTAATCATTTGGTGGTTCGCCGTTTCCACAAGCACATAGGTCAACGTATCATCGCCACGGAAATCCTTTTCCGGGGTATAGACAAACGAGCCGAGTTCATTGAAGTTCGTCAACAGGCCATGCTTTGTAGAATCAATAGGCACGACAAGGAAATCATCTCCGTCAAGGTCTACGCCAAGTGTTGCAAGTCCACGGACAATCGGAACAATGAGGTCCGTGCCTTCTTCCATCTTGAATTCCGCATCGGCTGCAATCGGCGGGGTATTGGAGTCCTTGATTGGCACAACGAAATTGACGACAACATTCTGGATGTCTGTTTTTCCGTCCGTCGCATAGACTGCGATAATAACAGATGTATCGGCCTTGACACCCGAAGGAACAATCTTGAGCGTGTCCTTTAGAGTAGCCTTGTCAAGCGAAGTCAATACCTTCATCAGCTTTGCGGACATATCGACAACAAAGGTGAGTTTTTCGTTGTCTTCATCTGCAAAGAGGAGGCCAAGAGGAATCTTTAGCGTATCCGTTTCAAGAATCGTATCCAATGAGACAAGCTCTACATTGTACGGAGCAAGCACAACCGTCGGGTGATTTTCTGCCGGCGGATCGTCCGGGCATTCAGGATCTCCGGGGCAAGTCGGTTCGACCGGACCAGGGCCTTCCGCATTATCGGTAATCTTTATAGTAATCTGAGCCTTGACGGACTCCGTTCCGCTCAAAG from the Fibrobacter sp. UBA4297 genome contains:
- a CDS encoding Ig-like domain-containing protein; the protein is MKSLSLSLVMALAGVTMGFAGTTVWSFDKKTGNQMQPAYWYDYAQPKADGATAVLTDTDEGYKQFTANLALNSSEYSVSGIGLVWKQSNKEDVAVDLSSYSGLCLTYKADRPFRLDLKQATITDFNYFGMVLPAQSEFSAKFLDFHNFAQEEGWGQQTALDLTQQVAIQMSYKEGFAENIAKNVVTIAAISLGDCEAPVEKTTLKVLEPYGKAQAMTMKDTDSLKIPLSTIFAAEEGAEVTLATSLTASNILTMVKPAGSPTLSDTLVYVSKNLDKDTSLILTLLALSGTESVKAQITIKITDNAEGPGPVEPTCPGDPECPDDPPAENHPTVVLAPYNVELVSLDTILETDTLKIPLGLLFADEDNEKLTFVVDMSAKLMKVLTSLDKATLKDTLKIVPSGVKADTSVIIAVYATDGKTDIQNVVVNFVVPIKDSNTPPIAADAEFKMEEGTDLIVPIVRGLATLGVDLDGDDFLVVPIDSTKHGLLTNFNELGSFVYTPEKDFRGDDTLTYVLVETANHQMISNKATVVIHVLPINAKPTLAIADSAFLKDTLALDMDFDEDTVKQIKISTKSLVFKDREVTEGTQTFTYKAVGTKIIATVDSVTADNYFISVKPVAGATGLANIFFFASDGSDSVGVNLYVKLISPRDVAQAVKDEYTTFNDSVLTVDAKKGVLANDLYPEGVTKGMEAEIAQKPAHGTLTLNKDGSFTYKPEANFEDVDYFGYYSVINGTKSKPAIVTIIVGKRNLLPTVVVKPETLDTTVTEDFSTARALKYTKSVVASWFKDPEGDSLSYSAKSKDGKLKVEIKDNGILEINSVPDSCGKAYVVVTATDKKSGSKSFEFLVNITPVNDKPVLRHADTVYVGLSDWKVKWNLDTLVFDVDRDSLTFSPNETSALTKYMTISIKGSELSVSAVQGVKFKDGQPYALGVKVTDPSKSSVTIPLYIIIKDGVGLKPQLAKVKNTWQNAVMAKRGTAKIMDMKGRVVWNAKLPVNPSEVLNASAKVQGRKILRVNNQTWTIK